In Parabacteroides sp. FAFU027, the following proteins share a genomic window:
- a CDS encoding fasciclin domain-containing protein: protein MKKILFLLVISIAAFCSCTDPYAADSTYIKDTSALPAASYLEQTDSLNASLWVELLKYADLYNTMNLAANYTCFVPNNDAMKAYLSKKGVTKVTDLSLSDAKTLVKYHTIKGAAYSAVSFEEGVISDTTATGDYLSTSFAENGGAVRINLEATITKTVKTNNAYVHILNSALTPVTETIWDKLQSSDFTIFRQAVEATGYKDKLNTISEVINSVAYKYHYTLFAVPDSVYKAKNITSLASLRDSLKAGSDYTASTNALNLYVAYHLFNQQVSYSSLAYFALTDTKRSKNYSTVAADQLLNVSEVNKVLYVNYNSTTKTGVKFLAVNRNCKNGVVHVMSGLMPVVIPKATTLQWELTDFSLMSSLLPKYRVSGLTTDYSYQLTSDLFTCYKWLSVPDTKPGLTYVITNKNNAVPYKALNYDYLRLNLGTYGWVEMTTPTIVAGTYKVTIEHYNPLAAQAQGKIWFIVDGTYFGSQIATQGASKTANQFLKTVVGTITFTTSTKHKVKILAADNYSSDLDCLTFTPQ, encoded by the coding sequence ATGAAAAAGATATTATTTCTATTAGTCATCTCAATCGCAGCCTTTTGCTCTTGCACCGATCCTTACGCTGCCGATTCGACATACATCAAAGACACCAGCGCATTGCCAGCGGCTTCTTACCTGGAGCAAACCGACTCGTTGAATGCATCTCTATGGGTAGAATTGCTGAAATACGCCGATTTATACAACACCATGAACCTGGCGGCAAACTACACCTGCTTCGTACCCAACAACGATGCGATGAAGGCCTATCTAAGCAAAAAGGGGGTTACCAAAGTAACCGACCTGAGTCTGTCCGATGCCAAAACCCTGGTGAAATACCACACGATAAAAGGTGCTGCCTATAGCGCGGTAAGCTTCGAGGAAGGAGTTATTTCCGACACCACGGCGACCGGAGACTACCTCTCGACTTCATTCGCTGAAAACGGTGGTGCCGTAAGGATTAACCTTGAGGCAACCATAACCAAAACGGTTAAGACCAATAACGCATATGTACATATCCTGAATTCGGCACTTACTCCGGTTACTGAAACCATTTGGGATAAATTGCAATCCAGCGATTTCACCATTTTCAGACAAGCAGTTGAAGCAACGGGATACAAAGACAAACTGAATACGATTTCAGAAGTTATTAACAGCGTGGCTTACAAATACCACTACACGTTGTTTGCGGTACCCGACAGCGTATATAAAGCAAAAAATATCACCAGCTTAGCCTCACTCCGGGATTCACTCAAAGCCGGAAGCGATTACACGGCCTCAACCAATGCACTGAATCTTTACGTTGCTTATCACTTATTTAACCAACAGGTTTCATACTCATCACTGGCATACTTTGCTCTGACCGATACCAAGCGTTCTAAGAACTATTCGACCGTAGCTGCGGACCAGTTGCTTAATGTCTCTGAGGTGAACAAAGTGCTTTATGTAAACTATAATTCGACAACCAAAACCGGGGTGAAATTTCTGGCAGTAAACCGCAACTGCAAAAACGGTGTCGTACACGTTATGAGCGGCCTGATGCCGGTTGTCATTCCAAAGGCTACTACCTTACAATGGGAGCTGACTGATTTCTCACTCATGTCCTCTCTTCTTCCGAAATACAGGGTTTCAGGTCTGACTACCGACTACTCTTATCAGCTTACGTCCGATTTGTTTACCTGCTACAAATGGCTTTCGGTACCTGACACCAAACCGGGATTGACCTATGTCATCACCAATAAAAACAACGCGGTTCCTTACAAGGCCCTGAACTACGATTATCTGCGTCTCAACCTGGGAACCTACGGATGGGTGGAAATGACGACTCCGACTATCGTGGCCGGAACCTACAAAGTGACCATCGAACATTACAATCCGTTGGCGGCACAGGCTCAGGGGAAAATCTGGTTTATCGTGGACGGCACTTACTTCGGTAGCCAGATAGCAACACAAGGTGCGTCAAAAACGGCTAACCAGTTCCTGAAAACAGTAGTCGGTACAATTACTTTCACGACTTCGACTAAACATAAAGTGAAAATACTGGCAGCAGACAACTATTCGTCTGACCTTGATTGTCTGACATTTACTCCGCAATGA
- a CDS encoding fasciclin domain-containing protein, with amino-acid sequence MKKIYYLIATIAILLSSCNTKWDDYFSGSSSTEENMNMTIAEYLNTHSEYSKFNDILTQTGLKTELTKDQQMTVWVANNSSMDASGIQPTDTLRMQYHINHLPFLQTDLKNGLRIRSLNGIYFQITERNDSLFANASQVVKSIRLKDGVIHEISSLMKSRVNIYEYMKNLGNDYSMIRDSIFKYNVEKFDKANSTPIGVDKTGNTVYDSVFYVYNPLFATVQFNSEFEQFTVFLPSNEVINNCFQTLQSTYINMGKTVAKSDSTLAWSWIKQAMFYKGELKDFSSTDINSAFGKIWRTTVQKIDVANPEPMSNGLVYKITKLKIPNNVIISRIKSLVEYWRYQDADKLYPSTEDLYTFKGLSAVPSVFTADATPKPAILPNYIVLQVPGNADSNDEFSVEFPPLEKYFNVEKGDYSVRVMQVPTGEYNLYMGFRSSAHPYVNILFNGKQVGTELQASLSTPWNYDRVTETEKDLNPTNGTAKWDGLGGLVGVVNVTKEDGTSGMASFKIKVKYSRNEASGKKTLMIYHWALKPTANNY; translated from the coding sequence ATGAAGAAGATATATTATTTAATCGCCACGATAGCCATTCTGCTCAGCTCCTGTAACACGAAGTGGGACGATTACTTTTCAGGCTCTTCCTCTACGGAAGAAAATATGAATATGACCATCGCTGAATATCTGAATACCCACTCCGAGTACTCAAAATTCAACGATATACTCACCCAAACCGGATTAAAAACGGAGTTGACCAAAGATCAGCAAATGACCGTATGGGTAGCCAATAACAGCTCAATGGACGCTTCCGGCATTCAGCCGACAGATACGCTGCGGATGCAATACCACATCAACCATTTGCCATTTCTGCAAACCGATTTAAAGAACGGACTCCGCATCCGTTCTTTAAATGGCATTTACTTTCAGATTACGGAAAGAAATGACAGCCTTTTTGCAAATGCATCACAGGTGGTTAAGTCAATCCGACTGAAAGATGGTGTTATTCATGAGATTTCTTCCCTGATGAAATCACGCGTCAATATCTACGAATACATGAAAAACCTGGGCAACGATTACTCAATGATTCGTGACTCTATTTTCAAATACAATGTAGAGAAATTTGACAAGGCAAACTCTACGCCTATCGGTGTGGATAAAACCGGAAATACCGTTTACGACTCGGTTTTTTATGTGTACAACCCGCTTTTTGCTACGGTGCAATTCAACTCTGAATTTGAGCAGTTTACCGTATTCCTCCCAAGTAATGAGGTCATCAACAACTGTTTCCAGACGCTACAAAGCACTTATATCAATATGGGCAAAACAGTGGCGAAGAGCGACTCAACTCTTGCCTGGAGCTGGATTAAGCAGGCTATGTTCTACAAAGGTGAACTCAAAGATTTCAGTTCTACAGATATCAACTCGGCCTTTGGTAAAATCTGGCGAACCACAGTCCAGAAAATAGATGTCGCAAATCCGGAACCTATGAGTAACGGTCTTGTTTACAAAATCACCAAACTTAAGATTCCAAACAATGTCATCATCTCACGTATCAAGTCGTTGGTAGAATACTGGCGTTACCAGGATGCCGATAAACTCTATCCGAGTACCGAAGACCTTTACACATTCAAAGGCCTGTCAGCCGTACCGTCAGTATTTACGGCTGATGCGACACCGAAACCCGCTATCTTGCCAAACTATATTGTTTTGCAGGTTCCCGGAAATGCGGATTCAAACGACGAGTTTTCAGTAGAATTCCCTCCGCTGGAAAAATATTTCAATGTCGAAAAAGGAGATTACAGCGTCCGCGTGATGCAGGTTCCGACCGGGGAATACAACCTCTACATGGGCTTCCGCAGTTCCGCTCACCCATATGTGAATATCTTATTCAACGGCAAACAGGTGGGTACAGAGTTGCAGGCCAGCTTATCGACGCCGTGGAACTACGACCGTGTAACCGAAACAGAAAAAGACCTGAATCCGACAAACGGTACAGCGAAATGGGACGGTTTGGGCGGTTTGGTTGGCGTAGTCAACGTAACGAAAGAGGATGGAACCAGCGGAATGGCATCATTCAAGATCAAGGTTAAATACTCCCGGAACGAAGCTTCAGGTAAAAAGACCCTGATGATTTACCATTGGGCTTTGAAGCCAACCGCGAACAATTATTAA